Within the Streptomyces vilmorinianum genome, the region GGCCGCGGACCGTACCGTGCAGGGTGGCAGACTCGACTGGGGAATAAAATCCTCCTTCCAGAGCTATGTCACGGGCCCCATCGCACACGGCAGTTGGAACCTCACCGGAGGCGCCGCCACCGTCGGCGGCAGCCAGTTCCGCTTCCACTCCGCCCAGGGCTCCTACGACCCCGCGAGCGGCGCCTTCGAGGCCGGCTTCACGGGCGGGGTGCACTTCCTCGGCCACCGCAGGACCGACGGCACCCACGAACTGGATCTGACGATCAGCCGGCCCCGCGTACGGATCGAGGGCGGACGCGGCACGCTGTACGCCGACATGGCGAGCAAGGCCAAGGAGACGGGGACGGTCACGACCTCCGCCCAGGTCCCGCTCGCCTCGCTCGACCTGTCCGGCATCGACATGCGCGGCGGCGGCAGCCCGATCTCGCTCACCCACGTGCCCGCGACCCTGACCTCGCGGGGCGCGCAGGCCTTCGCCGGCTACTACACCGCCGGGACGCCGCTCGACCCGATCAGCCTCACCGTCGACGTCAAGGCGCCGGCCGCCGCGCCGACGGCCACCAAGTCCCCCGAACCGTCGGCGAGTTCACCGGCCGCCTCCGGAACCTTCCGGGACGCCGCCGTCGACTGGGGCGTGCGCCGCACCTTCCGCGAGTACGTCACCGGCTCCGTCGCCCAGGGCAAGTGGACCCTGTCGGGCGGCGCCCAGGACGGCGGCGCGCTCTTCCGCTTCCCGCAGGGGAAGGGCACGTACGACCCGAGGAAGCAGACCCTCGCCGCCACCTTCGCGGGCACCGTCCGCTTCACCGGTACCCACATCGACCTCGCGCTCGGCGCGGTCGCGGTCGAGGTGACCGGCGGCAAGGGCACGCTCAGCGCCGATGTCACCAGTGGCGGCACGACCGAGAAAGCCGTGCCCCTGATCACCTTCGCCGCCGGGGACTTCGCGCCAAGGAACGGCCTCGCCGCACTGACCGAGGCGCCCGCGACCCTCACGGAGGGCGGCGCCAAGGCGTTCGGCGGGATGTACAAGGCCGGGACGGAGATGGACCCCGTCTCTCTGGCCGTCGCCGTCGACGCGAAGGCCCAGCTGCCCGCGCTGCCGGACCTGGGCAGCGACGCCAAGCCCTCGCCCTCGGCCACGGCTTCGGCCTCCGCTTCGGCTTCCGCTTCGGGGGCCGCCGCGAAGACGGCCGCCGCGGGCGATTCGCCCGGCACGGTCACGTACCTCGCCATCGGCGCGGGCGTGCTTCTGGCCGCCGCGATCGCCGTGTTCGCCGCCGTACGCCGTCGCCGTACCTCTCCCTCCCACTGACCCCGATCCGCCTCGCCCAGGAGACCACCCACCATGGCCACACCCACCCGCCGCCCCTTCACCCTCGCCGCGGCCGTCGCCACCGCGGCGGCCCTCGGGGCGAGCGTCTTCGCCCTGCCCGCCCTCGCGGCGGACGGCGCCCCCGTCATCGAGCTGAAGGAAGGGACGCTGGACTGGGGCTTCAAGGAGTCCTTCCGCAGGTACCTCGCCTCGCCGATGGCCCAGGGGAGGACCACGGTCGAGGGAGGCGCGAAGCAGGCGGCCGACAACGGCGTCTTCACCTTCGTGGACGGCACCGGTACGTACGACACCGGGACGCACGCCACCGCCAACGCCTTCAAGGGCGGCGTCCACTTCGAGGCCCACGGCGGTGTCCTCGACATCACGCTCTCCGACGTGAAGCTGACCACCAAGGGCGCCTCCGCGCCGACCGGCGAGATCACCGCCGACGTGGTCACCAGGGGCGACGACGGAAAGTTCGTCACCCGCGACGACATCGCCATCGCCGCCCTCGACATGACCGGGGTGCGACCGGGCCAGGGCGCGGGCGGCGCGATGGTCTTCAAGGACATACCGGCGAAGCTGACCAAGGGCGGGGCGGAGGCCTTCGCGGGCTTCTACAAGGAGGGCGACGCGCTCGACCCCGCGACGCTGACGGTGAAGCCGGGCGGCACCACCACCCCCACGCCGACCCCGACCCCCACGCCGACGAAGACCCCCACTCCCACCCCGACCCCCACCCCGACCCCCACGCCGACTCCGACGAGGACCACGGCGCCTCCGACCACCGCCCCCACCACGCAGCCCACCGCCCAGCCGACCACGGGCACCCCGTCCGTGGTGAACGGCAAGCTCACCTGGGGCGTCAAGGAGTCCTGGCGCACGTACGTCGTGGACACCTGCGGAGGCACGGCGACGGCGACCGGCGGCGCGACGAGGAACGGCTCGGTGTACGACTTCGCCTTCGGCTCGGGCCGGCTCGACGCGAACACCCGCAAGGCCGACGCGGCCTTCGACGGCACCCTCCGCTTCGAGTGCGCCGCGCACGGCATCGACTGGAGCGTCGGTGACGTGAAGGTGAAGGCCGACGGCTCGGCCGGCACGCTCGTCGCCGACGTCACCACCGCCAAGGGCACGAAGAACGACGTGACCTTCGCCGACCTCGACCTCTCGAAGGCCGACTACACGGCGAAGAACGGTGTCGTCACCCTCGCGAACATCCCGGCCACGCTGACGAAGGACGGCGCGGCCCAGTTCGCGGGCCCGAACGGCGAGGCCTTCTACCGGCCGGGCACCGCCATCGACCCGGTGACCGTGGCCCTCTCCGTGGACGAGGACGCCACGCTGCCGACCACGACCGGCGGGACGACGACTGGTGGGACGAGCGGTGGCAGCTCGACCACGGGCGGATCGTCCACCACCACCGGCGGCACGGTCGGCGGCTCCGGCTCCCTCGCCGCCACCGGCGCGGGCGTACCGACCGGCACCCTGCTCGGCGCGGCCGGCGCCACGGCCCTCGCGGGCGCGGCCGTCGTCCTCGCCGTCCGGCGCCGCTCGACGGAGTCCTGAGACAGCCACCCCCCACAGGCAGGGCCGCACCCCGGAAACGGCGGTGCGGCCCTGCCGCTTGCCCGGCCGGCGTGCGGACCATGCGCCCGCGCCGAGAAGACCTCCCCGGCCCCGTCGCCCTGCGCGCCGACGGCCCGCTCGAACCGCCGCCGCTGCGCACGGAGATGACGGACAGCCGCCGGATGCGGCTCCGCCAGGGCGACCGGCCGGTCCTGCTCGCGCGGGTCGACGAGGACCGCGGCGGGGTACGGCTCCACCACCGTGCCGGGTACCGCTCGCCGCTGCCGCCGATACGCGCGGACGAGTCCCGGCGGGGGCCGGACCGGCCCCGCCGGTACGCCGGTTGGCTGGAGGCCGCCGACGAAGGCGCGCTGCACGCGGGGCGTTGGGTGCTGAGCCGCAGGGAGATGTTCCCGCCGTACGTCTGGCGCGGCGACTTCCTGACGGCGTGGCCGGACGGACAGCTGGACCGGAACGACAGCTGGAACGGCGTCACCCCGACGGCCACGACCGCGCGCCGGCCGCGCTCGCCGAGGGGCAGGACCCGCGCACGACCGTGCCGGCCCGCGCGGAGGACGGGCAGTCGCCGGCAGAGACGACCGCCTCGGTCAACCGCGTACTTCGAGGGGATGCCGGAACGCGGCTTTGCCGGGCCCGACCCCGAACGGCAGCGTGCCGACGTGGCGGAGCGGTACGGCTGGACCGTCGTGGACCTCCCGTACGACGAAGCTCGCACGTTCGCCTGGCCGATTCCGGGTGGGGCCGACGAGTGGGACCG harbors:
- a CDS encoding HtaA domain-containing protein, giving the protein MATPTRRPFTLAAAVATAAALGASVFALPALAADGAPVIELKEGTLDWGFKESFRRYLASPMAQGRTTVEGGAKQAADNGVFTFVDGTGTYDTGTHATANAFKGGVHFEAHGGVLDITLSDVKLTTKGASAPTGEITADVVTRGDDGKFVTRDDIAIAALDMTGVRPGQGAGGAMVFKDIPAKLTKGGAEAFAGFYKEGDALDPATLTVKPGGTTTPTPTPTPTPTKTPTPTPTPTPTPTPTPTRTTAPPTTAPTTQPTAQPTTGTPSVVNGKLTWGVKESWRTYVVDTCGGTATATGGATRNGSVYDFAFGSGRLDANTRKADAAFDGTLRFECAAHGIDWSVGDVKVKADGSAGTLVADVTTAKGTKNDVTFADLDLSKADYTAKNGVVTLANIPATLTKDGAAQFAGPNGEAFYRPGTAIDPVTVALSVDEDATLPTTTGGTTTGGTSGGSSTTGGSSTTTGGTVGGSGSLAATGAGVPTGTLLGAAGATALAGAAVVLAVRRRSTES
- a CDS encoding HtaA domain-containing protein, translated to MLLSRPARALAVTLFAALLGPLLPAAAAQAADRTVQGGRLDWGIKSSFQSYVTGPIAHGSWNLTGGAATVGGSQFRFHSAQGSYDPASGAFEAGFTGGVHFLGHRRTDGTHELDLTISRPRVRIEGGRGTLYADMASKAKETGTVTTSAQVPLASLDLSGIDMRGGGSPISLTHVPATLTSRGAQAFAGYYTAGTPLDPISLTVDVKAPAAAPTATKSPEPSASSPAASGTFRDAAVDWGVRRTFREYVTGSVAQGKWTLSGGAQDGGALFRFPQGKGTYDPRKQTLAATFAGTVRFTGTHIDLALGAVAVEVTGGKGTLSADVTSGGTTEKAVPLITFAAGDFAPRNGLAALTEAPATLTEGGAKAFGGMYKAGTEMDPVSLAVAVDAKAQLPALPDLGSDAKPSPSATASASASASASGAAAKTAAAGDSPGTVTYLAIGAGVLLAAAIAVFAAVRRRRTSPSH